A segment of the Mangrovimonas sp. YM274 genome:
ATACTGTAATACCAGCGAAAATGTCGTTTTTAGGATTTTGGGTAAAGTTCTTGAACATCTTTAAACCGAGTTTCTTGATTTGTTTCTACTAAAAGTCGGCAAAGATAGGGTTTTATAAACGAACACTAAAATAGCTTGTAGAACCCTGATTCATAAGTTGTAAAAAAAGGCGCTGATTATAAATGTCAGCGCCTTTAAGTTTTGCGTGAGGTTATCTTACTTAATCATTTCCGGAGGATATTTTTCCATGATTTTGGCAACAAACTCATTGATGCGTTCTTCTTTTTTATTGATATTTTTAGATAGGTATCCAGTGCCTTGTCCTTGCCAAACTAACTCTTTTTTGGCGTTATCAATAAGATCTATGTACAAAACACCTTCAGTGTTAACAGAGACAGAGTTGTAATTGTTCCAATAGTAAGGGCTCCACCCCCAGCCATAACCGTAAGGTCCAAAGCCATTATTATAGACATTTACTTGTTCCCTCGATTTGGTGAAAATGCTTACCAGCATATCTGGATTTTCAGATTTGGTATAGCCCTTGGCCAGGAGTTCGGCTTCAATGGCTCTTAGGATGCGTTTTTTGTCCAAATCGTTAATTTCGGCTTTGTCAATCCCTGTTTTGAAAAAGGCAAAGGTTTTGTATTGTGCGAAATCTACCTTTTTATCGTAATCGGAAGCAACCTGTACAGAACTACAGGAAGTCGCTGTCAATACTATAATGGCAAGTGTGAGCGTAGTTAAAAAATTTTTCATAGTGTTCTCAATTTTAATTTGGTAATATGGTATTTTGAATGTTCCCAAAACAGAGTTAGTCACTTTTGGTTCAACATTAAACTAATCAATAATCATACCAGTATTTTAATGCAAATATTGGAATATTAGTGATTTATAAAACTAAAATTACGAAATAAAAGGATTTATTTTTTAGTGGTCCCCGTATTTTTATTGTAACCATAGGGGCAGTGTCTACAGCCACTTTGGCAGCAGTAGCCACGTTTTAGATGGTATTGTTCTGTAAAGCAACGGTAGCCTTCCGGGGTGAGGTAGTAATCTCCTTCTTCAATAGGAATTATTTTCTTCATGTGGCAAAGATAATGTAATTTGGAGTGATTTTTGAAAGGGTAACTTCTATGATTTTTGTTTCCAAATATTTAGTTCCGAAAGGTTATACAGGGATGACAATGTACCCTTTTGTATTTTTGAAGGAGAAAGCCTTGAAGTCCGATATAGTTTTGATTAACCATGAATATATTCATTTACGGCAGCAATTGGAATTGTTGATTTTGCCTTTTTATGTATGGTATTTTTTGGAGTATGTGTTCGGATTGATAAAATACAGAAACCACAGAAGAGCCTACCGGAATATTTCTTTTGAACGCGAAGCCTTTTCACAGGAATGCAATATGGAATACCTTAAGACAAGACCTTTTTTCGCCTTTTTGAAGTACCTTTGCAAACATGAAATTTAAACTGGAAGATGCCGTGATTCAAAAGGTGCTGTTGCCACCCGAATACGGTTCTGTTCAATTGTTTGTAAAGCGTGAAGATAGAATTCATGAGCATGTTTCTGGCAATAAATACCGTAAGCTTTTATATAATTTGAAAGCTGCTAAGGATGGGGGATTTGATACCTTGCTCACCTTTGGAGGTGCCTTTTCAAACCATATTGCTGCAGTTGCGGCTGCTGGACAAGCACAAGGATTTAAAACCCTAGGGGTGATTAGGGGAGAAGAGCTTGCCTATAAAGTTGCCGATAACCCCACCTTAAAATTTGCTGAGGAATGTGGCATGCAGTTTCAGTTTGTCACCAGGGAGGATTATAGGTACAAAACTTCCCCTGAGTTTATTCAGCAATTAGAAACTAAATTTGGATCGTTCTATTTAGTTCCAGAGGGAGGTACCAATGAATTGGCGGTGAAAGGCAGCGAAGAAATTTTAAAGGACGTCCAAGAGGATTTTGATTATATCTGTTGTGCCGTGGGCACAGGAGGCACTATTTCGGGTCTCATTAATGGCAGCACTTCAACCCAAAAGATTCTGGGATTTCCCGCCTTGAAAGGTGGTTTTTTGTCCAAGGATATTAGTAAGTTTGCAAGAAATACAAACTGGTCGTTGATTGAGGATTACCATTTTGGAGGATACGCCAAAATAAATGAAGATTTAATCAGTTTTATTAATCAGTTTAAGAAACAATATCAAATTCCTTTAGATCCTGTTTACACGGGTAAAATGATGTATGGTATTTTGGATTTGATCAAAAAAGGATATTTCCCAGAGCCATCCAAAATATTGGCCATCCATACGGGCGGTTTACAGGGCATTGAAGGAATGAACATTAATTTAAAGCGAAAGCAATTACCGATAATAGATTAAATAGTATATGAAGCGCATAGTTTTAGTAGCCTTGACAGGAATGTTTTTAGTAGGATGTGGGTCCAAAAGGACTGTGGTTACCAAAAAGAAAGATGTACCACCAAGAACCGTTTCTGTTCAGGTGGATGTGAAACCTGAAGAGCCTAAAAGTACTCAAGAAACCAGTACCAAGACTCCTCCTAAAACCTACGCCAGTGCTACCGAAGCTTACATAGCTAATTTTAATGCCATTGCTATGGAAGAAATGCGTAAGTATAAAATTCCAGCAAGTATCACCTTGGCACAAGGTATTTTG
Coding sequences within it:
- a CDS encoding DUF4136 domain-containing protein, yielding MKNFLTTLTLAIIVLTATSCSSVQVASDYDKKVDFAQYKTFAFFKTGIDKAEINDLDKKRILRAIEAELLAKGYTKSENPDMLVSIFTKSREQVNVYNNGFGPYGYGWGWSPYYWNNYNSVSVNTEGVLYIDLIDNAKKELVWQGQGTGYLSKNINKKEERINEFVAKIMEKYPPEMIK
- a CDS encoding DUF5522 domain-containing protein is translated as MKKIIPIEEGDYYLTPEGYRCFTEQYHLKRGYCCQSGCRHCPYGYNKNTGTTKK
- a CDS encoding 1-aminocyclopropane-1-carboxylate deaminase/D-cysteine desulfhydrase is translated as MKFKLEDAVIQKVLLPPEYGSVQLFVKREDRIHEHVSGNKYRKLLYNLKAAKDGGFDTLLTFGGAFSNHIAAVAAAGQAQGFKTLGVIRGEELAYKVADNPTLKFAEECGMQFQFVTREDYRYKTSPEFIQQLETKFGSFYLVPEGGTNELAVKGSEEILKDVQEDFDYICCAVGTGGTISGLINGSTSTQKILGFPALKGGFLSKDISKFARNTNWSLIEDYHFGGYAKINEDLISFINQFKKQYQIPLDPVYTGKMMYGILDLIKKGYFPEPSKILAIHTGGLQGIEGMNINLKRKQLPIID